One window from the genome of Rhodopseudomonas sp. P2A-2r encodes:
- the tolB gene encoding Tol-Pal system beta propeller repeat protein TolB, whose protein sequence is MASTGLILGGAHRAFGQARVTVTGGEVAPLPIAIPNFVAGSAADNEVGVGVAQVITNNLKRSGLFAPIDPAAFIEKVTNIDAPPQFQNWKTINAQALVTGRMTRQPDGRLKAEFRLWDVGTGQQLTGQQYFTSPEYWRRIAHIISDQIYERLTGEKGYFDSRVVFVDETGAKERRVKRLALMDQDGANVRYLTRGADLVLTPRFSPSTQEITYMEFGQGDPRVYLFNIETGQREIVGNFPGMSFSPRFSPDGQRIIMSMQQGGNSNLFVMDLRSKSTTRLTDTPAIDTSPSYAPDGGRICFESDRGGKPQIYVMAASGGAAQRISFGEGSYSTPVWSPRGDYIAFTKQGGGQFSIGIMKPDGSGERLLTSGYHNEGPTFAPNGRVIMFFRDLGGNGGPSLYTVDVSGRNELKVPTPGFASDPAWSPLLS, encoded by the coding sequence ATGGCTTCCACCGGTTTGATACTTGGCGGCGCGCATCGCGCCTTCGGCCAGGCGCGCGTGACCGTCACCGGTGGCGAAGTCGCTCCGTTGCCGATCGCGATTCCCAACTTCGTCGCGGGCAGCGCGGCCGACAACGAGGTCGGCGTCGGCGTGGCGCAGGTCATCACCAACAACCTCAAGCGCAGCGGACTGTTCGCGCCGATCGATCCGGCAGCCTTCATCGAGAAGGTGACCAACATCGACGCGCCACCGCAGTTTCAGAACTGGAAGACGATCAACGCCCAGGCGCTGGTGACCGGCCGCATGACGCGCCAGCCCGATGGCCGGCTGAAAGCCGAGTTCAGGCTGTGGGATGTGGGCACCGGCCAGCAGCTCACTGGCCAGCAGTATTTCACCTCGCCCGAATACTGGCGCCGTATCGCCCATATCATTTCGGACCAGATCTATGAGCGTCTGACGGGCGAAAAGGGCTACTTCGACAGCCGCGTGGTGTTCGTCGACGAGACCGGGGCCAAGGAGCGCCGGGTCAAGCGTCTGGCGCTGATGGACCAGGACGGCGCCAACGTGCGCTATCTCACGCGCGGCGCCGATCTGGTGCTCACGCCGCGGTTCTCGCCGTCGACCCAGGAAATCACCTATATGGAATTCGGCCAGGGCGATCCGCGGGTCTACCTGTTCAACATCGAGACCGGTCAGCGCGAGATCGTCGGCAATTTCCCCGGCATGTCGTTCTCGCCCCGGTTCTCGCCGGATGGCCAGCGCATCATCATGAGCATGCAACAGGGCGGCAATTCCAACCTGTTCGTGATGGACCTGCGCTCCAAGTCCACCACGCGCCTCACCGATACCCCTGCGATTGATACGTCGCCGTCCTATGCACCGGACGGTGGCAGGATCTGCTTCGAGTCCGATCGCGGCGGCAAGCCGCAGATCTACGTGATGGCGGCGAGCGGTGGCGCGGCGCAGCGCATCTCGTTTGGCGAGGGCAGTTATTCGACGCCGGTATGGTCGCCGCGCGGCGACTACATCGCTTTCACCAAGCAGGGCGGTGGGCAATTCTCGATCGGCATCATGAAGCCCGACGGCTCCGGCGAACGACTGCTCACCTCGGGCTATCACAACGAAGGCCCGACCTTTGCGCCGAACGGTCGCGTCATCATGTTTTTCCGCGATCTCGGTGGCAACGGCGGACCGTCGCTCTATACTGTGGACGTTTCCGGACGTAACGAGCTCAAAGTTCCGACCCCGGGTTTTGCGTCGGACCCGGCTTGGTCGCCGCTGCTATCGTAA
- the tolA gene encoding cell envelope integrity protein TolA gives MKVDKTLVASAALHVLVLGWGLVSFSSKAFETSPEESLPVEIISADQLAKVTAGIKSGKKEVTKPLVEKVAEAKPIEDTVGKITEKPPVVTDTTPPPQPKTEDKTAAEAAAKAAAAAKAEAKAAADSKAKADAAAEAKIEAEALAQAKATAEAKAQADAKAKADAQAKAKAEAKAKAEAKAKSEADAKAKAEAKAMLEAKKPERTFDQTKIAALLDKRDPSRAAATGETLNSNAALGLAHGKSADNSATWGSMFKEQVNRCWKKPYGGLDAQLAQAEFSIKLKQDGTLESMPVMRGSATTPFQRVFQESGARAIIACQPYKLPPAFFEEWKFFYPVFDSKDL, from the coding sequence GTGAAGGTCGACAAGACACTGGTGGCGTCCGCCGCCCTGCACGTGCTGGTGCTGGGCTGGGGACTCGTGTCTTTTTCGTCCAAGGCGTTCGAGACCTCGCCGGAAGAATCCCTCCCGGTCGAAATCATTTCCGCCGACCAACTGGCCAAGGTGACCGCCGGCATCAAGAGCGGCAAGAAGGAAGTCACCAAGCCGCTGGTCGAGAAGGTCGCCGAAGCCAAGCCCATCGAAGACACCGTCGGCAAGATTACCGAGAAGCCTCCGGTGGTGACCGATACCACGCCGCCGCCACAGCCGAAGACGGAAGACAAGACGGCCGCCGAGGCGGCCGCGAAGGCTGCTGCTGCGGCCAAGGCGGAAGCCAAGGCTGCCGCAGACTCCAAGGCAAAGGCCGATGCGGCGGCCGAGGCCAAGATCGAGGCTGAAGCTCTGGCGCAGGCCAAGGCAACTGCTGAAGCGAAGGCCCAGGCCGACGCCAAGGCCAAGGCGGATGCGCAAGCCAAGGCGAAGGCTGAAGCGAAGGCCAAGGCCGAAGCGAAGGCCAAGTCTGAAGCTGACGCGAAAGCCAAGGCCGAAGCAAAGGCCATGTTGGAGGCGAAGAAGCCAGAACGCACCTTCGATCAAACAAAGATCGCGGCCCTGCTCGACAAGCGCGACCCAAGTCGCGCCGCGGCGACCGGCGAGACGCTGAACTCCAATGCAGCCCTCGGACTTGCACACGGCAAGTCAGCGGACAATTCGGCGACGTGGGGGTCGATGTTCAAGGAACAGGTGAACCGTTGCTGGAAGAAGCCGTATGGCGGTCTCGACGCGCAACTGGCTCAGGCCGAGTTCAGCATCAAGCTGAAGCAGGATGGGACGCTGGAATCCATGCCGGTGATGCGGGGATCGGCTACCACGCCATTTCAGCGGGTGTTCCAGGAAAGCGGTGCCCGCGCCATCATCGCTTGCCAGCCATACAAGCTGCCGCCGGCATTTTTCGAAGAATGGAAGTTTTTCTACCCCGTTTTTGACAGCAAAGATCTGTAG
- the tolR gene encoding protein TolR: MGMSMGGGGGGGRRGRRRAPVMAEINVTPMVDVMLVLLIIFMVSAPMLTVGVPLDLPQTQAKSLEQDKQPLQLSVDIAGKIFINDTEVSMADLVPKLKAITDARGGTDERIFMRADKKADYGTVAKVMGQLSGAGFKRLALVTEVEQGT, from the coding sequence ATGGGCATGAGTATGGGCGGCGGAGGCGGCGGCGGACGGCGCGGACGCCGCCGTGCGCCGGTCATGGCCGAGATCAACGTCACCCCGATGGTCGATGTCATGCTGGTGCTGCTGATCATCTTCATGGTGTCGGCGCCGATGCTGACCGTCGGCGTGCCGCTCGACCTGCCGCAGACCCAGGCCAAGAGCCTGGAGCAGGACAAGCAGCCGCTGCAGCTGTCGGTGGATATCGCAGGCAAGATCTTCATCAACGACACCGAGGTGTCGATGGCCGATCTGGTGCCGAAACTAAAGGCGATCACCGACGCCCGCGGCGGGACCGACGAACGTATATTCATGCGCGCGGACAAAAAGGCGGATTACGGAACTGTTGCCAAGGTGATGGGGCAACTTTCGGGGGCCGGTTTCAAGCGGCTGGCTTTGGTGACCGAGGTGGAGCAGGGGACCTGA
- the tolQ gene encoding protein TolQ: protein MNPADVAQSALPLASSDVSLISLFFQAHWIVKAVMLGLLGCSVWVWAIAIDKMFLYARTKKAMDRFEQAFWSGESIEDLYRALSAKPTQSMAACFVAAMREWKRSFESQARSFTGLQMRIDKVMNVSISREIERLERRLLVLATVGSAGPFVGLFGTVWGIMSSFQSIASSKNTSLAVVAPGIAEALFATAVGLIAAIPATIFYNKFTSEVNRQAQRLEGFADEFSAILSRQIDERA, encoded by the coding sequence ATGAATCCGGCCGATGTAGCGCAGTCAGCGCTTCCGCTGGCGTCTTCCGACGTATCGTTGATCTCGCTGTTCTTTCAGGCGCACTGGATCGTCAAGGCCGTCATGCTGGGCCTGCTCGGCTGTTCGGTCTGGGTCTGGGCCATCGCCATCGACAAGATGTTCCTCTACGCCCGTACCAAGAAGGCGATGGACCGTTTCGAACAGGCATTCTGGTCCGGTGAGTCCATCGAGGATCTGTATCGCGCGCTGTCGGCCAAGCCGACGCAATCGATGGCGGCGTGTTTCGTGGCGGCCATGCGCGAGTGGAAGCGCTCGTTCGAAAGCCAGGCGCGCTCCTTCACCGGTTTGCAGATGCGCATCGACAAGGTGATGAACGTGTCGATCTCGCGCGAGATCGAGCGGCTGGAGCGGCGGCTGCTGGTACTGGCGACGGTCGGTTCGGCCGGCCCCTTCGTCGGCCTGTTCGGCACCGTCTGGGGCATCATGTCGAGCTTCCAGTCGATCGCTTCGTCCAAGAACACCTCGCTGGCCGTGGTGGCGCCCGGCATCGCCGAAGCGCTGTTTGCCACCGCGGTCGGCCTTATCGCCGCCATCCCGGCGACTATTTTTTACAACAAATTCACGTCAGAGGTGAACCGGCAGGCACAGCGCCTCGAGGGATTTGCCGACGAGTTCTCCGCCATCCTGTCGCGCCAGATCGACGAGCGCGCCTGA
- a CDS encoding TetR/AcrR family transcriptional regulator: MSWRKDDRRAERGYHHGNLKEALLQAALGLIAEKGPAGFTFADAARSAGVSAAAPYRHFRDRDDLLASIAERGFGQFELALSTAWDDGRPDTVTAFMRVGKAYLAFARNEPAFYSAMFESGVPVDQNPTLNAAGERAFGVIRAAAERLAALTPPGVARPPALMMALHIWTQAHGVASLFSRGDAARRKLPMSPEDLLEAGVLIYLRGLGFPTDQAPSAQPSAKPAAAPSGPWGTAPK; encoded by the coding sequence ATGAGCTGGCGCAAAGACGACCGCCGCGCCGAGCGCGGCTATCACCACGGCAATCTGAAAGAGGCGCTGCTGCAGGCAGCGCTCGGGCTGATCGCGGAGAAGGGCCCGGCCGGGTTCACCTTTGCCGACGCCGCGCGTTCGGCCGGCGTCAGCGCTGCCGCGCCGTATCGTCATTTTCGCGACCGCGACGATCTGCTCGCCAGCATCGCCGAGCGCGGCTTCGGTCAGTTCGAGCTGGCGTTGTCGACGGCATGGGATGACGGCCGGCCGGACACCGTCACCGCCTTCATGCGTGTCGGCAAGGCCTATCTGGCCTTCGCCCGCAACGAGCCGGCATTCTACTCGGCGATGTTCGAATCCGGCGTTCCGGTCGACCAGAACCCCACATTGAATGCGGCTGGCGAGCGCGCCTTCGGCGTCATCCGCGCCGCCGCCGAACGACTCGCCGCGCTGACGCCGCCCGGCGTGGCGCGGCCGCCGGCGCTGATGATGGCGCTGCACATCTGGACGCAGGCCCATGGTGTGGCGTCGCTGTTTTCACGCGGCGATGCGGCGCGGCGCAAGCTGCCCATGTCGCCCGAGGACCTGCTCGAAGCCGGCGTGCTGATCTATCTGCGCGGCCTCGGCTTTCCGACCGATCAGGCGCCGTCGGCGCAGCCCTCCGCCAAGCCGGCCGCAGCGCCGTCGGGCCCCTGGGGCACTGCGCCGAAATAG
- a CDS encoding YciI family protein has protein sequence MRFMMLMIPKGYETVPPDVQLDPAAAAAMMKYNEELQQAGVLITLEGLHPPSMGARVSFDGGKPMVTDGPFAEVKEVLGGFWMIDVASRDEAIAWAKRCPAGPNEIIEIRQVQEMADFSPEVQDALVGYEDMLARTRRT, from the coding sequence ATGCGTTTCATGATGCTGATGATTCCGAAGGGCTACGAGACCGTGCCGCCCGACGTCCAGCTCGACCCGGCGGCCGCCGCGGCGATGATGAAGTACAATGAAGAATTGCAGCAGGCCGGTGTGCTGATCACCCTGGAAGGGTTGCATCCGCCGTCGATGGGCGCCCGCGTCAGCTTTGACGGCGGCAAACCGATGGTCACCGACGGACCGTTCGCCGAGGTCAAGGAAGTGCTCGGCGGCTTCTGGATGATCGACGTCGCCTCGCGCGACGAGGCGATCGCCTGGGCCAAGCGCTGCCCGGCCGGCCCCAACGAGATCATCGAGATCCGTCAGGTCCAGGAGATGGCGGATTTTTCGCCGGAGGTGCAGGACGCGTTGGTCGGCTACGAGGACATGCTGGCGCGGACGCGGCGCACCTGA
- a CDS encoding YciI family protein yields MRFMVIVHASKETEAGATPSTELLTAMGKFNEAMVKAGVMQAGEGLHPTSKGARIKFPGGAPVVTQGPFPVTPDLIAGFWLIDVASKDEAIAWMKRAPFDGGAEIEIRQIFATEDFGEALTPELREQEERLRSGTAKNVART; encoded by the coding sequence ATGCGCTTCATGGTAATCGTCCATGCCAGCAAGGAAACCGAGGCCGGCGCGACGCCGTCGACGGAGTTGCTGACGGCGATGGGAAAGTTCAACGAAGCGATGGTCAAGGCCGGGGTGATGCAGGCCGGCGAGGGCCTGCATCCGACCTCGAAGGGCGCGCGGATCAAGTTTCCCGGCGGCGCTCCGGTGGTGACACAGGGGCCGTTTCCCGTGACCCCCGATCTGATCGCCGGCTTCTGGCTGATCGACGTCGCCTCGAAGGACGAGGCGATCGCCTGGATGAAGCGCGCGCCGTTCGACGGTGGCGCGGAGATCGAGATCCGCCAGATCTTTGCGACGGAGGATTTCGGCGAGGCGCTGACGCCGGAATTGCGTGAGCAGGAAGAGCGCCTGCGTTCCGGCACAGCGAAAAACGTCGCCAGGACATAA
- a CDS encoding sensor domain-containing diguanylate cyclase has protein sequence MPLDQLSIFSAIGLSSAALALTLFVSWMVGRSDAYLLTWSIGLAVIVVGVVLFAGFGDSYNAGLQLASFLLLICGFGLVYAGSAQFCSERSRWSCAIRATAAGLLPTLGAFALGFSGAGTIAANLAIALLLALNAYEYWNARNEAALLMVSNAVLYLITAISFVACACVLAWHGQLVLDARPSNWAEEFNAIAIIIGLTGIGALSLTIHQTRIANRHRSEAMTDPLTGLHNRRALFGRRTDDVAREAAVVVMDLDHFKAINDRFGHAAGDRVLRAFAEIILSNIRASDLAVRLGGEEFCVLLSDIGAAAAMAERIRSQFEAKTFVTPAGAIRATVSAGIAVRSSDAETVQAMVDRADMALYQAKEAGRNRVHIFGVPCAARSVEAPRAIEPASPEKISPPLSV, from the coding sequence ATGCCCCTCGATCAGCTTTCGATTTTTTCTGCCATCGGTCTCTCCAGCGCCGCTCTTGCGCTGACTCTGTTCGTGAGCTGGATGGTCGGCCGGTCCGATGCCTATCTGCTCACCTGGTCCATCGGCCTTGCTGTCATCGTCGTCGGCGTCGTGCTTTTCGCCGGCTTCGGAGACAGCTACAACGCCGGCTTGCAGCTGGCGTCGTTCCTGCTGTTGATCTGCGGCTTCGGTCTTGTCTATGCCGGCTCCGCGCAGTTCTGCAGCGAACGCAGCCGTTGGAGCTGCGCGATCCGGGCCACCGCGGCAGGGCTGTTGCCGACCCTCGGCGCATTCGCGCTCGGCTTTTCCGGCGCGGGAACGATAGCCGCGAATCTGGCAATCGCGCTGCTGCTGGCGTTGAATGCGTATGAATACTGGAACGCGCGCAATGAAGCGGCGCTGCTGATGGTGTCGAATGCAGTGCTTTACCTGATCACCGCCATCTCGTTCGTCGCTTGCGCTTGTGTCCTGGCCTGGCATGGCCAGCTTGTTCTCGATGCGCGGCCGTCAAATTGGGCGGAGGAGTTCAATGCCATCGCCATCATTATCGGTCTCACCGGCATCGGCGCGCTGTCCCTCACCATCCATCAAACCCGCATCGCCAACCGGCACAGGTCGGAAGCGATGACCGATCCGTTGACCGGCCTGCACAATCGGCGCGCGCTGTTCGGTCGTCGCACCGATGATGTTGCCCGGGAGGCGGCGGTGGTGGTGATGGACCTCGATCATTTCAAGGCGATCAACGACCGCTTCGGGCACGCGGCTGGCGACCGCGTCCTGCGCGCCTTCGCTGAAATTATTCTCTCGAACATCCGTGCAAGCGATCTGGCGGTTCGGCTCGGCGGGGAAGAGTTCTGCGTGCTCCTGTCCGACATTGGCGCCGCCGCGGCGATGGCCGAGCGCATCCGGTCGCAGTTCGAGGCGAAGACGTTTGTGACGCCGGCCGGTGCGATCCGGGCGACGGTCAGCGCGGGGATCGCCGTGCGGTCGTCCGATGCCGAAACCGTTCAGGCGATGGTGGATCGCGCCGACATGGCGCTCTATCAAGCCAAAGAGGCCGGTCGAAACCGCGTTCATATTTTCGGCGTCCCCTGTGCGGCGCGGTCAGTCGAGGCGCCACGCGCAATCGAACCGGCCAGCCCTGAGAAAATTTCTCCACCATTGTCTGTCTGA
- a CDS encoding nuclear transport factor 2 family protein, whose product MTDKAAIVRALFAAYRASDRASVEQTFTDDFRFTSPFDDRLDKAAYFERCWPASIDGWMKEQDIEHIVVDGDAAFVTYQCVAKDGRSFRNTEFFTFDGDRIRSINVYFGATYRDGVFAKQES is encoded by the coding sequence ATGACCGACAAGGCCGCTATCGTCCGCGCGCTGTTCGCTGCTTACCGCGCCAGCGACCGCGCGTCCGTGGAGCAAACCTTCACCGACGACTTCCGCTTCACCAGCCCGTTCGACGACCGCCTCGACAAAGCGGCCTATTTCGAGCGCTGCTGGCCGGCTTCGATCGACGGCTGGATGAAAGAACAGGACATCGAGCACATTGTCGTCGATGGCGACGCGGCCTTCGTCACCTATCAATGCGTGGCGAAGGACGGCAGGAGTTTTCGCAACACCGAGTTCTTCACCTTCGATGGCGACCGCATCCGCAGTATCAACGTCTATTTCGGCGCGACGTATCGCGACGGGGTGTTCGCGAAGCAGGAATCCTAG
- a CDS encoding glutathione S-transferase family protein: MSLILYYHPLSSFCWKALIALYENDTPFTPKPVNLGDPDERAALLQLWPIGKFPVLRDTAADRIVPESSIIIEYLDDAWPGPTRFISADCGQALQTRLRDRLYDLYVHLPVQKVVGDRLRPAGQRDPHGVAEARARIVYGYDMIEREMAGRSWAMGESFSLADCAAVPALFYGNKVQPFGAAHGKVAAYLDRLLARPSVARVVREAEPYFHMFPQEETA, translated from the coding sequence ATGTCACTGATACTCTACTATCATCCGCTGTCGTCCTTCTGCTGGAAGGCGCTGATTGCCCTTTATGAAAACGACACGCCGTTCACGCCGAAGCCGGTCAACCTCGGCGATCCCGACGAGCGCGCCGCGCTGTTGCAACTGTGGCCGATCGGAAAATTTCCGGTGCTGCGTGACACGGCCGCGGACCGCATCGTGCCGGAATCCAGCATCATCATCGAATATCTCGACGACGCCTGGCCCGGCCCGACGCGGTTCATCTCCGCGGACTGCGGGCAGGCATTGCAGACCCGGTTGCGCGACCGCCTCTACGATCTTTATGTCCACCTGCCGGTACAGAAAGTCGTTGGCGATCGGCTGCGCCCGGCCGGCCAACGAGATCCGCACGGCGTCGCCGAGGCGCGAGCGCGGATCGTCTACGGCTATGACATGATCGAGCGCGAGATGGCTGGTCGGAGCTGGGCGATGGGCGAGAGCTTCAGCCTTGCCGATTGCGCGGCGGTGCCGGCACTGTTCTATGGCAACAAGGTGCAGCCGTTCGGCGCCGCGCATGGCAAGGTCGCGGCCTATCTCGACCGGCTGCTGGCGCGGCCCTCGGTGGCGCGGGTGGTGCGCGAGGCCGAGCCTTATTTTCACATGTTTCCGCAGGAGGAGACGGCATGA